tttctttttttttttgagacagagtctcactttgtcacccaggctggagtgcaaaggcaagatctcactgcagcctctgcctcctgggttaaagcgattctcccaccttagccccctgagtaggtgagattacaggcacatgccaccacacctgcctaatttttgtatttttaatagagagggggtttcaccattttgtccacgctggtctcgaactcctgacctcaagggattcgcccacctcagcctcccaaagtgctgggattacaggcatgagccaccacgcccgacctccttaactcttttatttccttgcacACTTTTTCTCTGTAGCCCAGCTCACAACTTAACATCCTCTTAGACATAcacctgaggttttttttttttttttttttgagagggagtctctctctgtcacccaggatggaatgcagtggtgtgctctcagctcactgcaaccttgcaaccactgcctcccaggttcaagcaattctcctgcctcagcctcccgagtagctgggactacagacacatgccgccacacctggctgattttttgttttttagtagagacagggtttcaccgtgttgcccaggctggtctcaaactcctgagttcaggcagtccgcctgccttagccttccaaaatgctgggattacaggcatgaggcaccgcgtcctgcctctgagttttttttttttttttttttttactgtctcctAGAACATCAGCCCCAGTAGAGCAGGGATCTTTGTTCTGTTCACCACTGAGGGTCCTCATTGGGTCCTAGCACACacagttgctcaataaatgttgaataagtGGGTAAAGACAGCCACGAGCTTGCAGATATGTGTTCAAGGTGTGTCCTTGCAGAGAGCTTCTCTATACTTGGCACTGGAGAGGCCTGTCGTGGGCAAGGACATAGATGTGGCGACCTCAGACTTGAGAACTCCTGGGGCAGTAGGGGAGATGGATGTGGATAATGTAACCATAAGCCTTCCTTTCTATTTTAGACTGagtggtcaaggaaggcttccagACAATGGAAATTCTGATAGGTTCTAAGAGGGAGACCAGCAAGGAGCTGAACCGGAGGCTGACACAGGGTGAGAGTGggaatgtctattttattttttttttggagacagggtctcactctgttgctcaggcagcagtgcagtggcacgatcgtggctcactgcagcttcaacttcccagactcaagtgatcctcccacctcagcctcccaagcagctgggaatataggtgcatgccaccacatccggctaatttttgtatttttggtagaaacggggtttcaccatgttgcccaggctggtcttgaactcctgggttcaagtgatcttgctgccttgggctcccaaagtgcttggattacaggtgtgagcctgtgAGCCACatctggcctattttattttttaattagttttttgtttttgtttttgttttgagatggagtctctgtctccaaggctggagtgcagtggcacgatctcggctcactgtaacctccacctcccaagtagctgggattacaggcacatgccaccacgcctggctaatttttgtatctttagtagagacagggtttccccatgttggccaggctggtctcgaactcctgacctccggtgatccacctgcctcagtttcccaaagtgctgggattataggaatgagccactctgcctggctgggcatgtgtcttgtttttttcattctgtagATAACAAGCAAttgtcctccctcagcctcccaagtagctggtactacaggcgcctgccactacgcccggctattttttgtagttttagcagaggtggggtttcaccatgttaaccagtctctaactcctgacctcaggtgatcctcctgccttggcctcccaaagtgctggaattacaggtgtgagccaccaagcccagcctcaaactcctgagtttaagtgatcctcacacctcagcctccctgagtgctgggattacaggtgtgagccaccacacccggcctgagtCGGGGGAGGTGTCTATTTTAGTCTGagtggtcaaggaaggcttctctgaagaGCTGATGTTGGGGCCAGGCCTCCTCAAGCGATTAGAAGGTGTCAGCCATGGGGAGATGTGGAGGGAGGGTGTTTCAGGCCAAGGAAGGGTAAGATCAAATAATTCAGGGATCTGAGGGCAGAGGAATCTGGACTCCAGTTCTCCCATTCAGGGCTGCCCAGGAGAGACAAAGAGGATCTCATAAGGGTGTGTGGCTTTGTGGCTCACTCACGCCCACAGCAAGGACCATGCCcaccctacttttttttttttccccaagtctccctctattacccaggctggagtacagtggtacgatcacggttcactgcagtcttgacctccagggctcaagtgatcctcccacctcagtgtcctgagtagctggcactacaggcatgcaccaccacccctggctcattttttgattttttggtagagacggggtctcactgtgttacccaggctggtctcaaactcctgggctcaagcgatcctcccacctctgccttctgaagtgttgggattacaggtgtgagccaccatgcccagcccgccACCAGTCTTGactctccatcctccctccctccctgtgagTGCTGGTGGCCTGTGTGTCCCGCCTGCTGAAAGATGCCTCTGACTTGGGGCTTTTGACTTCAGGCCCGGGAGACACATTTTGGCTGGATTAGGGAGATCTTAAAAGGGGGTAGGGGACACAGCAGGGGCTAAGGAGAGTGACACACTGCAGGCAGGGGTTGGGTGACAGATGAAGGATCCACTGGTATATGCTGCCAGTGTGTGCCATCTACTTGTGTGTTTTACGTGTGTCTGGTGCATGTGTCCTGTGTGGGCTGTATCTGTGTGTGACTCAGCTACGTGTCAGCATATCCCTGTCGACGTGTGTCTCTGCTGATGTGTCTGTCAGCACGCACGGCTGtcttgcatgtgtcttttttgagatagagtctcgctctgtcacccaggctggagtgcagtggcacgatcttggctcattgcaacctcaacctcccaggttcaagcgattctcctgcctgagcctcccaagtagctcggattacaggcacatgctaccacgcctggctaatttttgcatatttagtagagacggggtttcatcatgttggccaggctggtctcgatctcctgacctcaggtgatccacctgcatcagcctcccaaagtgctgggattacagaaatgagccactgtgcctggctagacatgtgtctttttttttcccttctgtatataacagggtctcactatgttgcccaggctggtctcaaactcgtggcctcaagcaatcctcctgcctcagcctcccaaagtgttgggattacaggcgtgagccactgcacccggcttgtgtgtgtctttctgtatctgttgtgtgtgtctgtgggtagTGGCTGTTTCCCTGCATGGGACATTGTGGTAAATGTGGCTAATTCCCTGTGTGGGGGCTGCTGCCTGTGGATAAGACTGTGTCTCTGTGCATGCGCACGTGTGTGCACGCCCCTCACAACCCCAACGAGAAAACACCTGTCCACCTTCCTGGGCTGGCACAGGGGCACAGGAGGCGGGATCCCAAATCACAGGCTTTTTCTCTCGGCATATCTCTGTACTTTATTGTCCCTGCTGTAACAATGCTCATCCTTCCTGAGAGCGTCTCCTGAGGGGGCCTCGGCCAAGGCTGACTGGAGAAGGGGCTGGTGACCCCTAGCAGGCTCTGCCACCTGAGGCCTGGGTCTTCCCCCGGGATCCTTGAATCTGGAGATGGCAGAGAGGAGGCAGGCCGGCTCTTTCCCCAATCCTCCTAGGAGAGCTGCTTCTGCCCATTCTCCCACTGGTGAAACGGAGGCAGAAGCAGCAGCTCAGCAGGGTGAAGCTGGGTTTAACCTTCCTGAATGGGGTCCAGGGACACTCCACATCTGCCACATAGCCTCTTGGGCTGGACATTTTTCCTGGGCACCAGCCAGCAGCTGGAGCAGCGAGTGCCGTATTTCTTGTACCTAGGGTTGGGGGACAAGAAACTGCCATTTAGGATGCAGTGGGGGCCCGGAAACCGCCACAAGGAAACCACTTTTCCCAAGAGGTAggtgttttgctttttgctttcccCACAGGCCATCCTGGTTACACGTGGACTGATTTGGGGACCCCCGCCCCAACTCCCTCCTCCATTCTAAGGACCTGATCCCACAGGCGTTGCAGAGAGGGGTCCCATCTTCAGCGTCTCTCCAGAGCGGGGTCCTCTGGGTCCGACAGGAAGCACAGCGCCGGGGCTCTGAAGGGTCAGAGGTCAAAGGGCAGGGGTCAGAGGCCAAGCATGTGAGCTCGGGATGCCTGTGCGGAGTCGGGCATTTTGTGGGGGTCTCAGTAAAGGCCCCACCTAGCTCTGGATCAGCCCTGGGAGTTGCCAGCTCTAAGCCACAGCAAAGCCAGGAAGGGAGACAGATGGCAGCATTCCgcagaggaggaagctgggggtgggggtgactCAGCCCAAGTGGAGGGGGGTGCTGCGACTCCTCCCTGAGGGCTCTAAATGGGGAAGCAAGATGGAGAAGGGGGGGGCAGGGAGAAAGGCAGGGAAGACAGGAAATTGGCCCCCAAAATATTTATAGCTCTTGGGTTTTCAGGACTCACCCAGGGCCTCGCTGCCTGCTGAGTGGGCCTCGGTGCCTCCTGGGTGGGCTGCAGGGCCCCCAACAGCATCTGCAGGGGATTCCTGAGAACGGCTACTGCagggcaggctgtggggcagaCAAGGTATTAGCACTGGGGGGGATCTGTAGCTTGTCCCCAACAGCCCTCCGAAATGAAGATTTAGTATCAAGGTATCAGCCATCCCCCGAGGAGGCAACTAATATCTGAATGGCCTGGCTTTGCCTCTCattagtaatattattattattattattattatttttgcagatggagtctcgctctgttgcccaggctggagtgtagtggtgtcatctcagctcactacaacctccacctcccgggttcaagcaattcttgagcctcagcctcccaagcagctgggactacaggcgcgcgacaccacgcccagctaatttttgtatttttagtacagacggggtttcaccatgttggccaggctggtctcgaactcctgacctcaagtgatccacccacctcggcctcccaaagtgcagggattacaggcatgagctaccgtgcccgacctaattattattattattatttgaaaaatagtaaGCACAGGGACAGCCTGCCAGGTTCCAATCCCAGTTCTCCATGTCCTTGCTGTGTGAGCCTGGACACATTATCTcctactctgtgcctcagtttcctcatctgtaaaatgggcttcccaatacaacagtttttttttctttgaaaatttgatttattgatttttaaaaagagatgggagtctgggcaatatagggagaccccgtctctacaaacaaaaaaaatagccaggagtggtggtacaggcctgcactcccagctagttgggaggctgaggagggaggatggcttgggcctgggaggtccaggctgcagtgagccatgattgcgccactgcactccaccctgggtgacagagcaagaccctgtctcaaaaacaaacaaacaaacaaaagcaaaaaaaagcagccaggcatggtggcggctcactcctgtaatcccaacactttgggagggcaaggcagatggatcacctgaggtcaagagatcgagaccatcccggccaacatggcaaaaccccatctctactaaaaatacaaaaattagccaggcgtggtagcaggcacctgtaatcccagctactccagaggctgaggcaggagaatcgtttgaatccgggaggcagaggttgcagtgagccgagattgtgtcattgcactccagcctgaacgacagagtgcaactccatctcaaaaaaaaaaaaaaatattgttttggcGGCATGATTAAAAAAgtcataattataatttttataataacaataaataggtAAAAATTAGAGCTGGGGGTcatactatgttgcccaggctggtcttgaactcctgggctcatgcaatcctcccaccttggcctcccaaagtgctgggattacaggtgtgagccaccaggcccagcttcccaaagcttttttttttttttttttaaggggatggagtcttgctctgtcacccaggctggagtgcagtggtgccatctctgctcagtgcaacctccacctcctgggttcaagcgattctcctgcctcagcctcccaagtagctgggattacaggtgcccattaccattcccagctagttttttttttttttttgagactgagtcccactctgtggctcaggctggagtgaggtggcgctATCTCTGCTTACTGAAGacttcacctcctgagttcaagcgattctcctgcctcagcctcctgagcagctgggattacaggcacccactacaacgcccagctaattttttgtatttttagtagacatggggtttcactatgttggccaggctgatctcaaactcctgacttcaggtgatctgctcgccttggcctcccaaagtgatgggattataggcgtgagccactgtgcccggcctccccaGGCTTTTGAATGAGCCCATACACATAAAATACTGCCTGTTAACCTCTTATTGTTGTCACTACCAACAAATAGTAGCTGTTAGCATTATTGGGAAAAATCACCGCAGCCGCAGCTGCAGCCTAAGCAAGGCCAGGCCTGATTCCTAAAGAGACCAGGTCTCACATTGGGAGTGGGGAGCCACTGAGTCAGGAGCGGCAGGACTGTATCTGGCACCAGCTCAAGTTGTCAACCAGAGACTGGGCCACGTGTAACGTAGAGCACAGGTGAGGGTCCACACCGACGCCAGAGAGCACCCCTACCTCCCACACTGGTGTTTGCGTTGTAACTGGGAGAAAGGGCGGCCTGGCCCCAGCCGGCCCCTACCTGTACGTGGGGATGATCTGCAGGCTGGAGTCCGGCTTTATCTGAAACTTCAGAGTCACCCCCTCGAACCCAGGGTCCACTCTCTCGGTGCCCCGGCAGGGGTTCAGCTGTTTCCGGGGCCTTCTCTGGGGTGGGGCCGAGGGAGTCCCCGGGGGCTGCAGACGGCGGCCCTTTTGGCTGATCCTGGTCTGTGTGTCCTTGGAATCCCTGTCCAGCAGCAGGCGGCCCTGAGTCCCCAGAGCCATCGGGTCCCAGCAAGGCCCCAGGACCGGGGTGTCCTGGGCAGGGGACTGACCCAGCCTCTCCACTGTCTCTTGGAGGAAGCACAGGGCGGTGACCGACTCCTGGCATGCAGGCCAGAGGGACCTGGGGAGAAGGGCAGTGGGGTCACGTTTTCTTGGGTGACTCCTGGGTTTAGCCGGCCAGGGGGTTCCAACTTGGGCCGGCTCTTTGTGTACCCTTGGACAGGCTACACACCCCACCTGAGGTTCAGTCATTTCTAACTCTGGGTGGAAGGTTTAAGAGTTGCAGTAATTGCAACTCACCTCGCCCACTGTGGG
The DNA window shown above is from Homo sapiens chromosome 19, GRCh38.p14 Primary Assembly and carries:
- the ZGLP1 gene encoding GATA-type zinc finger protein 1 isoform 2 (isoform 2 is encoded by transcript variant 2), which codes for MEAEPIPDSSMPAKLLAPPCLNLERLGGSPSQEKPRTPGCCRISERSLWPACQESVTALCFLQETVERLGQSPAQDTPVLGPCWDPMALGTQGRLLLDRDSKDTQTRISQKGRRLQPPGTPSAPPQRRPRKQLNPCRGTERVDPGFEGVTLKFQIKPDSSLQIIPTYSLPCSSRSQESPADAVGGPAAHPGGTEAHSAGSEALEPRRCASCRTQRTPLWRDAEDGTPLCNACGIRYKKYGTRCSSCWLVPRKNVQPKRLCGRCGVSLDPIQEG
- the ZGLP1 gene encoding GATA-type zinc finger protein 1 isoform 1 (isoform 1 is encoded by transcript variant 1), which translates into the protein MTEPQVGCVACPRVHKEPAQVGTPWPAKPRSHPRKRDPTALLPRSLWPACQESVTALCFLQETVERLGQSPAQDTPVLGPCWDPMALGTQGRLLLDRDSKDTQTRISQKGRRLQPPGTPSAPPQRRPRKQLNPCRGTERVDPGFEGVTLKFQIKPDSSLQIIPTYSLPCSSRSQESPADAVGGPAAHPGGTEAHSAGSEALEPRRCASCRTQRTPLWRDAEDGTPLCNACGIRYKKYGTRCSSCWLVPRKNVQPKRLCGRCGVSLDPIQEG